In the genome of Octopus bimaculoides isolate UCB-OBI-ISO-001 chromosome 24, ASM119413v2, whole genome shotgun sequence, the window CCAACATGCTCTGGTTCCTGGTTCTTCTCAGATGAGAACTTTATCCAAGATCAAAAACTGAACAAAAGGAATGACAGATGGCTCTGCCACCAGCCCTGTTTAAGACACCATTATTATGCACATCAAGTTCCTATCATCTTTAATAGCCATGGGGTTTGTGAACCATGTCATGCCCCTCATTTTTTCTCACAAGATGTTAGGGTCAATGCAGGAGCCTTCATCGAAACAATGGAGATGGTTGTCAAGCTTTAGATCAAGACACTTATTTAAGGGAAGCTGTACGTCCCAGAATGACTTGGCTCCTTCTCTCCCAGCCTGGCACAAACCAGAAGTGGGTGGCCGGAAATGCTCATAATTATGTCACCCTTAACGTTTGGCCTTCTAATTCACCTAATTTAAAACTCCTGGGGTATTGTTGGGAGGGAGAATAATGAACATGCATACAATACCAAGGACTTGTTGACGTCTGCTGTTAGGAACATTGTGGACAGCATGAATAAAGATTCTTTGATCAATGGGTTTAGTTGTTTCAGAAACTGTTTGAAGGCAGTAGTCGAGTCTGATGGCAACTTTACTGAATTGCCTTTTACTTTGCATAggtaagaatatgtatatgaaattctttaaaaacgtattcatcatcatcatcatcgtttaatgtctgttttccatgctggcatgggttggatggttcgactggggtctgggaagccaggaggctgcaccaggccccagtctgatGGAGAGAATTAAATAAGAATGAAGCCTGGTAGGGTATTATTTGGTCCTATAGTCGTTACCTCTGCTTCATATACGACGGTCTCCACGTCAAAGTGgtcaatatatttaaatcaatactTTACATGGACACTTAAAGTACTACCAATTTACTATTCTGTAAGTatgccaccaccaccccacactcAAATCTTATATGGATACCCCCTCCCCAGATTTCAAACGGAccctggctgagaaccactgtaGACATTTTTTTCCTCCATTGCTATCAGCAGTTTTGCCAATTCCTATCCGGTCCTCTCAGTCtttttcttgcacacacacacataacggctCCGACAGATGGACGCTAAAGATCATTTACGTTTTCTGAATTTGATTTCATATTTCCGTCGAGTATGTGCATTCATAACGAATTTTAAGATGACTGTGATAGAATTTGCCTGAAAACATCATCCATCATCTTATTGTTTAATTAGGGAAGCTGAAAACCGGGATaaacctttttttgttttttgtttttttgttaggaaactgaaatagaaaaaacTTGGTTGACAAGATACGAGAAGagttaaataaagaaaagttatCACAAAGAACAGATTAATGCGAAATTCCTTTAGCCGGACATTCGAATTTTAAGTATATCACGGTTAAAAAACATCAACCTCGCAAGAATTTCAACActgaggaaaataaaaaaaacgaaatttttagtttcatatttaaaagaaaagcaaaaatatctATGTTGACGCGGACGCGCGACTGTGtctgtgcgagtgtgcgtgtgcgcacgaaCATCTCTGTGCTGTgagagtggatgtgtgtgtggagttatgtatacgcgtgtgcgtgcgagtatgtCTCCTGTgaaagtggatgtgtgtgtgcgcgcgcgtgtgtgtatgtatgtgtgatctgAGCGTATAAAGCTCTCCTGACTGGAGAGGCGAGAAAGTCATTACCGctcaatttcaaattcaaaatgggaAAGATGCAAGTTGAAGATGATCGCTGTTATTACGATGACGTCTATAGATGTCTCTCTGAAGTGCATTGTATGTCAAAGAAATATGGACTCGGCGAGAAGGTAAAACACGGGAAATGAtgtctttttaaatttaaaaaaataatatattaagcaATCACTTTTCGCTTAATACGAAGCGGAATGTTTTCAACGATGGAAGTATTCTATCTCTGTTGTTGCTTATGAATTTTCACAAATTCTGTGAACTGACAAAATTCATTTCTTCGTCAATTTCGTAATATTAAATGTCACGAACAGTGCAGTTACCAGTGTATGTAACTAAATGCTGTCAGTTATTATTGCTCGTAACATCATATTAGTATTCCCTGTTATGCCACCGATGACATCGCTTCAGTCGAAGGAATTATATCATAAACCGAaaaatcttaatatatattataaggtttttaaacttttaaattttcatattcaaaagagacagagacttcaaattcgatatatcgatttattcaccactctatgttaacatttctgtgccaaacttatcctgtgactggtccattggatttagacatttggcacttcttcaggatcaggagtggttacctttcgaacaaaacacgaaaaaacacatacataactattattaagtCTTTAGNNNNNNNNNNAGAATAGTTTTTCACTCGATATTATCTTTAAAATGATACGTAACTGATGCAAGTAATTACTTTTCCATATTATAAATATCAGTCtagggtaatcttccagtttcgaggggttaaataaattacaagggaaataactgaacgtcttaccagtattatccgtactactttgtttataaataaatcacgtgatttgattgacgttaactgtttatatataattcacacacatgattgaatatcatagtttcttatgagaaatcgaaaatgcctcgtggaagaccggctgcacaacatctaacccgaaccctaaccctaaccctaaacttttattttaaaaaattccgACGCATgctgtttgtaaaaagaaaaaagccttttaaacttttataaaaaaaaaaattccatcgcATGCTGTTTTAGATTCTTTTCTGCCTGTTaaaattccgtcgcatgctgttttagagaaaaagtagtacagataatactggtaagtcgttcagttatttcccttgtaatttatttaacccctcgaaactggaagattaccccAATCTAGATAAGATAGACAAATATCTTTTGCGGCgacatattttgtaattattttcatccGTGTTTCTGTGTTAAGATAAATCGACAAAACATTACAGCTGTGCCTAAGTCACCAAAGGATCGATAAGTTCTGATTTTtagtttgttgttattaatattttgcatcATATTTGTTTGCCGTTTATCAATGACGGCGTTGTTGccctgatttaaaaaaaaataaaactcaataacCTAAAATGTTACTAGGACTGCTTGACATACTTTTAGTTCGACATCGACCCCTATTGTGATTGTTGTAACGTTTTGTCTCCCTTGATATTGCAGTTAAGTCATGAAGAGCTGAAAGAAAGGCAAAGGGCACCACTCACTCGGAAGTACCAATCCTTCGCCTTGATTGATGTCCTGCAGCAGACGCGATCGACGCAGAAGTTAATCAATGACGTAAGTTACTTCCCATTTTTATTTACTGTGTTCATAAGTTTGTTTTCGTGCGCCCGTTAacttgtctatataaatataaacaaatacatatatacataggtatcaAAGCCAATATAAACCATAGATCCAAACCAGGATTCCAGGTATGACGTGTATAAAAGAAGAACACAAGTGGGATTTTTATCACATTATCTAGTAAAGAAATATACCACTTTTCCATTGCAGGTTCAGCTTAAGAAACAGGAAAGAATGCTTCAACATGAGGCAGAAGATATTATATCATGCACTAAAATAGGTtagttttctcttctgtttttatatttcagttcATGTTTTGTATAATTTTGACGGTTTTGTTGATGTTGCAGTATATTGGTGTTTCTTGTTCTTGATGTCAACGTTATCTTTGTCAAAAATGTTAGCATTAATGACTTgtagtatttcattatgcaaccataatatgctacaaagtatattGAATGCTTTCATAAGTCAATACCATGTActcctgtgttagcagtgctattaaatcacgTGTTACAgtcatctctacagatattctgtagaaattataaccagctctgattttgttacaatgtttcatatccaagacatcagatataaacaAGATTGAAGTTGAAAAAATGGGCAATGGGCATATATGTTTTTGGTCTTTCATCAGCATGGTTTAGGTAGCCATTATAGTAGCCATGTGAGACAAAGAATACACAATTTGGTAGTTGGCAAGTAATTATTCAATAGTTTGTGTTAATAAAGCACTTCTTGAGCAACATtgactcttttgttaccatatttctgttgaaatcacTACTTTTCTTTCGATTCCTTTgcaaaataacgaagaatttagtaaaatgactttaaCTTGATGTTTGAAATTAACATGTCATTTTGCTGGTAAGTTCCCATTTTGGTCACTTCAAATCAGAAAGTTTGTAACATAAAACCAGGGCCagtctcagacaggttggtatcgaaaggttTAAGTCTTAAAGTACAGAATCACAAGGAACCACAACTGCCAAGGATATTTTAGTGCCATCTGTATGCACCAACAATCTAAGTCATATCAAAATTTATTGATTCTGAGTTGATTTGGAATGATCACAAAGTTGATAAttgttcaaacaggccagatctagcctctcagacctacccaacaatatcattcgaaaattaaagaattatcattgaaattttgatgctacaaaataatgcaggatcaattcaaaacaatgtgaataaataggcatcaCACTCGTCGTAATTGTCTGAATGTTGAAGGGTTTAGGGGACACTGACAGAAGACATTTGGACAAGGTTTCATGGGttcagatttagaaatatttgacTATGATGTGAGTTTCTTAACCCACCCCCCTCCATAGCCATGCCCGCATCCTTTATCTgaattgttttgaatattttgttgttgtcaatggTCATTAATTCCAACAtagtattgttatttattgtgtTCTTGTTTCTCTTAATTCAAAGATgctaaaaatttttgtttttatttttccatagagAAGAACCTCAATGAAATCTCTTCCTTCAATGAATATTTGAAAACCATTCTTCAGAAGAAACAGTCACTTCTTACTAATCTGCAAAGACCTCTCGTTGAAAATGCTATCAAACTTGAAGTGAAGTATCACAGGTATTAGTCTGTATTAtgttgcctttcagcctttcattGTTTTCCATACTCATGGCTTCCTGTCTCCTGTTCCCCTCCACATTTGATTATGAATAGGAAGAAGATCCAGCTGCAGTGAAGCAGTGACAAAGCCAAAACTACTTCCTATCattattctgttgttgttttaatgcttacttttccatgctcacatgagttggacggaatttgttgaggtggatgtTTTATAGCCATAAAAATGCATgtctcctgaaattactggccttgtgtctgaATTTGAATCCAATGATGGCTTACTCTGGTTGTgatgatggaaaaagaaaatgtatttaaattctgttttggttttgaagatttaatttttagtattttccCCCCTtttaaggtggggagctggcagaacctttagcatgcttgggcaaaatgcttagcagtgtttcgtctatctttacattctgaattccaaTTCTGCTGAGaatgtctttgtctttcatcctttgtcCATTATATATCCAGATGAAGGATGTATATGGAGTTACCTTCCTTTAGATAACCAAAGAGCTGAAGGGTTCCATTAAGGTTCCTCTGAGTGACCTTGACCTTCTTCTGGTGGCAGTTCAATGACTTGCTAATTAACCTATAGCTGGGATCCTGACGGAAGCTACTACTCTGGGTCAGAATGACCTGGGTATAATAGTGTCTAAGAGGTGTGTTCGACATTCCTCAAAACCGTGGATCTCCCAAAGCAGCTCTTCATTATCAGATGCAGTTTTAAGTCAGACCCAAGACAAATAAGTAaaattatgtgtatttttattaagTTACTTTGTGTCACAAACATTGTTCTCCAACTAACCTCTCTTTAtcatgaatatttttcttttgcagtaTTTTTGTGAAAATGTTGTCCCATTCTGCAAATGTTTTGCAAAATTTGatgaaaaacattgaaaacatCAACTGgataaaattaacaaagttaGCAGCTCCAAATAAACTGGTGAGTTCTTTCATATTTATCTCTTTAGATATCTACAGCTAGACACTaactcctttctttcttccacccAGTCACCCAGGCCCACCTGACATCATCACTCCCTCTCCCTCAACTCCCTTTTCGGTCACCTGAGCAAATTTTCACACTCTAGGTCAACGGTTCTGTAAAGAAGTgtctgtaaaactagtttttaaacatcgaatgattGTTGGGGGTctaccagaatgaaatagtaatcaaaggggtccgtagataaaaatggttgagaagtcCTGTTTTAGGATCATTGTGCACTTTCAGCATTTACTTGTTCCCTTCAGCCATTTCTGGCCTCACtgctttctcttgctctctcctcCTCTTATCTTCCCTCTCTGGTCTACTTGTCTAAGCTCTAAATCCAAACATGGACAACCATTCAGAACATTCTGGATGGCATGTGTAACAAATAATTACCTTCGATTTTTTTCAGTGGTGGTGATGCCCAACAAatgatgagtcatgtctcatcatgcagcctgcttctcgtaaaaggttgcccatgcctgctcTTGGTAACCTCTTATGAAAAGGTGACTCTGATCAGCCTTCCTGTAAAAGGTTTTACTCTCTACCTTGTCTTCTGTACAAAACACCACCTTTCTTGCATTGATGCCAGCCCTACAACTTGCACTCCTTTCAAAGTGATCAGTGAAACAAATCAATCTCTTTGGTACTGGTATCATAAAGgtaaaaaagaaggaagagaagggggAGAACTATCAATGCTGTAGTATCATCCTAAGTCATTTTAGGTGATGCTCCAATACTGCCATTACATCTTTGTAGATTGAACggtgagatcaataaaataaacgacatgcatacatgtgtgtgtgtgtgtgaccgacTCACAGATCCAGTCTTTATTATTATAACCGATTATTAAACAAGTGTTATTGAAGTGAAACAAGCTCTTGGTCAGCCAGGTTTGCATTCTGGTTCTGATTCTTGTCTGAAGTTATTTTAATTCCCCTAATTAATTAAGCTTAATACCATACAATGTCATCTTCTCTCTTCTATAAATATGACACATCTATTGTCAATATATGAAAACTATAacattgattatttttgtttatgcagTAAATCCTTAGTTTGTGGAGGTCACCAAGACTAATACGTGCGTTCTTTCTCTTTTCAGCCTGAAATCGTTGATTATATTGAGACCAACTTGGCCCAAGTTAACACAAATTATCACTTAATGTGCCAGATTAAAACTCGTTTGAATCTATTACAAAATCCATAGAAACAAATCCCAAATATTTTCTCCTTTGAAAAGCGGTTTTAGATTTATCATCTGCTTGGTTATCTTTCTGCTTAACTGTAATTTTGGAGCagcaataatttctttaatttgaaatattcactggcagtttattcaaatttatttctttaacatatacaatttatttatatattaacctCTTGACAAGCATGGTTTATCAAATTCAATGTTGAAGCATAGCCTTCGGGACTGACTCTTCCCTTTTTTATGTTGTCTTGATATATGGGGACCAGTCCTAAACATCTAATCTATTTATCATTAGCTCACCTATTAGATTTGATATGGAATATATGACTCTACTATTGTCCTTTTAAGTGGATCTTGATGCTTCACATGATGTGGGCCAAGTCTTGTGAGTCAATGCATTTGTGtaaaaattaaattctaaaattaaaacaaCAGTCTGTCTTCACTTCCTCTTCTTGCTAAAAGCTTTTCTGATGGTTATCTGGTTAAAGTTCTCTCCAAAGCAATCATGAGGAAATGATTGCTTAATTGATAGTTAAGAGGCCTGTTGTCTCTCAAAAAACTTCTGTTTACATAACACACAAAATAGaacttttcttatttgtttccatcctttcagggttgacaaaataccaatcaaatattaAGGTGGGGCTGGCTATGTAATTGCCAAATATTTCCCTTCAAAAttattggtcttgtgccaaaattagatattattagtctaattctttattgtttttgtttctccttAGCTCTGATGTTTGTGCTTTCCTTATATATTCTGTTTATAATTGTCAGTATTTTCTACATGTTACAGTTGTGgtgtttcatattcttttcttgttcttCACTTCCTGTATTTTGACTTTATGGTATTGCTTCTTACGAAAGTGTTATTGTCTAAGTTAATAAAGTTCTACATATTTATTAACTgtctttatgtaatttttttgtcaaataattaaACCTGATCTGAGTGAATTTCTCCcaggtttttaatttttgttctttagtttgtttttagtTCTGTATCTTTTTGTTAATGGCTGTTGGTATTTTCTACGTTGTCATGGCGTTttgtatataattcttttcttatCGTTTATGTCCCATCATTGACTTCAtagttaaatttatttatctagtGAAAGTGTTATTAATTTGTTAAgttaataaagttttgtattgtacattctaataaattattagctgtcatttaatttttttgtcaaataattaaAACGTGATCTGAGTtgatttctcttgtttgtttaatCTTCgtggtttttgtttttaagctCTTTGTTTTACCTTCTGTTAACATctatgttttttaatgttttaatgtctTTATTTAAATGTACTTACTTAGAATATGTCTACTTTTACTCGTTTGTGTTTTAATGTGTTTTAGTAGTTATAAGTAATATAGATTCACTTTATACCTAACAAACATTTtagtgataataattatatttcctttcatactctttttaaaaacttttctacCGTGGCTTCATTAATTAACTGTATTCTACTAATTAGCAAAATGTTCTGCTGTCATTTTTCAGTACTTCTCTTGAGTCCTCTGCCTCTTAACTTCAAACGAGCCAGCAATTAGCAGTTCTTTCTTACTTAAAGCTGTGAAATAGGTTCAGACACAGGTATTGTCAATTTTTCGTTGCTTGAAGAGGAAGCTGTACAAGGCAGCTAAGGACATTGTTTACTtagaagaaagcatgaaacaCACTCACTGTATACACTACATCCAATGGTTTTCAACGATTGAACAGTTATTCAGTTGACATGATATTCTCAGTATTGTAATCTCTTAAGAAATGTGTATGATATCCACAAAAGCCAAAATACCAGTTCAAAATCTATGTTTATAGCATCGGTTCATGACTTTgcaattatgtattttataagtcatcatcatcatcatttggcatccatgttccatactggcatgggttggatagtttgacaggatctgatgtgtccaagctccaatgtctgctttggcatggtttttttttttttaatttttttttatggcatgGACTTTATTATAATTGAAGAACAAAATCCGGGAAATGAATCTTCTGAAGAAGGTTTATAGACAGATCTTGTAACAATGTTGCTCAAATCCACAGTTGAGAACTCCATTCTGATTTTATGGTGACTTCTGCTATGGAGCCACATTAAAGCTGTCACTACTGCATGGACAATCAGGAAGCACAACTACTAAAACCCTATCATGTTTTCTGGGGTGGTCATCTGGGTCTTTCTACATCTCATGTGAGCAGAGGATATTGCAATGCATCTTGCTGCGATGCTCACCCAAGCTGTTTTAAAGGGGTGGGTGTTAAAAAGTATTGGTTGAAACAGTCCTCGTCTGGAAAATTCCTGTCTTGTCTCTTTAAGTTAAAAAGCTTCATGTGAGATACCTTTCTCTTTAACAAATATcttcaaagaatgaaaatattgatttgtatgtttatttttgtttttaatctttattgTTTCATGCCATCAAGCATTCAGCTGAACATTTGACTAACAGAACTATGTAAGCTGAGAGCTTGTGTAAATACTGTAAATCTTcgacaaataaaatacaatttaatgttaaaaaaataaaaaccctcTGATTTGACAATGTCTGAAAAgatagatgaaaaataaagagaatgtaACTGTAtgagaaatatgtttgttttccattgtcTTTGATTACTTTACTGTACTTTGAACAATgtgtattttaattgttgttaaACACAAAATCGTCTCCTGTTAAAGATATCAAAAGACAAAAATTTTTGAGGAAAATCACAAAGCATTGTTTAATACCTCCCTAATAGTCATTTATTGATTCAAGGCCACATTTTTTGGTGAAGATATTGGGAAATAAGGTTATCCCAGTGTTTTCACTGACATTTTATTgatccgaaaaggatgaaagggaaggGTCAGTCCAAGTAGAGTTCTAATTCAAATTGAGAAGAGATGCAGACAAATAGTGGCAGCAGAACATAGaattgtttcattgttgcttCTGTCATTtcttgaaaaagttgataaaataaaagttggCACTGGTAGGATTTTGAATCCAGAATGTGGAACAAAATTAGATGCTGTTTCTTCCACTTCACCATCTTaatgatcctttctgctataggttcAAGGTCTGAAATCTTGGGAGAGGGGGCgagttaattacattgatccccagggCTTGActagtatttactttattgatccAATAGGCACACGGCCcaaaaatttggggaagggggccagttgattacatcgaccccagtacgcaactggtgcttaatttattgaccccaaaaggatgaaaggcaaagttgacctcggcaggactGATAACAATATTGAAGAGTGTAGCAGTGCACCATCCCTTCTCTCTGCAATCCTGCAGAAGGCTCTCATACTTATTCAACACCgtggtaaagaaagaaaaactattttGCCTCTCATTAATAAAGAGGGAATGGGGAGAAAAGACAATTTCATTAATATCTGTTGGCGAGGGGGAGTATCNNNNNNNNNNNNNNNNNNNNNNNNNNNNNNNNNNNNNNNNNNNNNNNNNNNNNNNNNNNNNNNNNNNNNNNNNNNNNNNNNNNNNNNNNNNNNNNNNNNNNNNNNNNNNNNNNNNNNNNNNNNNNNNNNNNNNNNNNNNNNNNNNNNNNNNNNNNNNNNNNNNNNNNNNNNNNNNNNNNNNNNNNNNNNNNNNNNNNNNNNNNNNNNNNNNNNNNNNNNNNNNNNNNNNNNNNNNNNNNNNNNNNNNNNNNNNNNNNNNNNNNNNNNNNNNNNNNNNNNNNNNNNNNNNNNNNNNNNNNNNNNNNNNNNNNNNNNNNNNNNNNNNNNNNNCCTAGTGCACTATAAAGTGGGtgggcgttaagaagggcatcctgccGTGGAAACCCTGCCGAAACAGACGACTGGAGCCTGGGCTGCTCTCTCAAAACGTTcgacctataccagcatggaaaacgggtgttaaatgacgatggtggtggtggtggtggattttcAGTTTGAACATTTGTAGGCTGATGGCTTCAAAACACACTGTGGATAGGAAGAGAATTGTAGAGTTAGCATTTCTAAATAAGATTAGACATTGTGCTTAATACAGGACTTAGGGAAGAGACAAGGCATAGAAAGAGGTGGAGTGAAGAGATGAGAAGAGCCAAATAGGGTTAGGTAGAGGAGGTAGCATATATCAACTTGTTAATAACTACAGATCAGTTATTTCCGAACTGtgagacagaatcgttagaacgtcagaCAAGAAAGAAGTAGCAATATTTAGTTATGGACTTTGGTTTTCCAAGTTTCAAATCCTCCTAAAGTTAACATTGCTTTTCAATCCTTATGCAATAAAGTACTAATTAAGTACTGGAGGTGATTTATATATTTCGTTCGTGTATCCAAGATAGGAATGGAATTATAAGTTCTAAGGTCCAgggaaaataattctttctgctatagacacaaggagGAAGGTGTTatgtcgatttcatcgactccagcgCTTCACTGATACTTTCTTTTATCGGCCTCCGAAAGATAAAAAGcagtcaacctcaacggaatttgaacgcagaacgccggacgaaatgtctgtaagtattttatccggcgtgctaatgattgtgccggctcgccgccttccgAAAAGCAAGTTACTGCAATACAAAAGTGGCGCGCCTCCTACGTCTCGGCGTAGGCTTAACTAATCGATAACATGTATTGTGTAGTTATATACGTTAGTCACGTCTGTTCATCCTCACTTTGTCCATAGCAACAACGGACGACGACCAGCAAATCGTCTCGGACTTCTGGCTACACTTGCACGGCCCCtaactctttgtctgtctctattttcTAATACCACATTCTACAGTGGCTTAAAACTTCTTATTCCAGCCGACTCACCCGAAAATGACTACGTCGTACAAGGTAAAAGAATGtttttcctctcactttctctaaaACTAGTCGTTCTTGTTCGTTTCTTTAACTCCCACCCACTCTAAACACATTTTCTCACTTCGGCACCTTTCTTTTCGTTACAttcttgtaaatataaatttatattccatataatgttataatatacATCACGAACACTTTCAATAAATCTCTTAGACAATATATCATCCCTATTGTGTGAAACTGTCTCAACTTTTCACTAATCTCTCATGCTTTTCAATATACACTTTGGCCTCCGGTTCTATTTGCTTTTAGTTTTTCTAGCTGTCTTACCTGCTTGTATATCTCCTCTATTTTCTGTTTACCTATAACACGTAGTTTTCATTTATACCTACttaccctatctatctatctatctatctcctctgtgtgtttgtatgtatgtctgtctatctactgtgtgtatgtatgtatctatctgtctgtctatcttttgtatgtatctatctatctatctatctatctatctatctacctttatatctatgtatgtatgtatctacctttatgtctatgtgtatgcatgtatgtatgtatctatctacctttatgtctatgtatctatatatctgtctatatctatctgtatgtatgcatgtatctctctgtgtctgtctattttctgagtgtctgtatgtatctatgtatgtctatctacatgtatgtatgtatctgtctaattTGCCGACTATCTTAGGTAGTCTTACGCTGTACTCCGAAATATTTTTCCTTACCATTTCTTATCTcaaattttcatacatacataaatatataaaactgttaGAGATGCTGGTAGTTCAAACGCCctcttattcctttatttcaaGTGACATATACACATCGTACCATTTGCCAGCATTGTTCTCTAT includes:
- the LOC106875892 gene encoding uncharacterized protein LOC106875892; this encodes MGKMQVEDDRCYYDDVYRCLSEVHCMSKKYGLGEKLSHEELKERQRAPLTRKYQSFALIDVLQQTRSTQKLINDVQLKKQERMLQHEAEDIISCTKIEKNLNEISSFNEYLKTILQKKQSLLTNLQRPLVENAIKLEVKYHSIFVKMLSHSANVLQNLMKNIENINWIKLTKLAAPNKLPEIVDYIETNLAQVNTNYHLMCQIKTRLNLLQNP